One Bacillus sp. 1780r2a1 DNA segment encodes these proteins:
- a CDS encoding DUF624 domain-containing protein, whose product MSQLFHLDGPLFRFLSRAVDIVILNFLFLFFCIPIVTIGASMTALYSILIKMVKGEEKNIVKSFITSFKKNFSQSTIVWFIMLAVGILFLTNIILLGNVSGVPKIFLISMLTIFGLVYLCILLFIFPYLARYEDTIKKSLLNSLLIGLSNFSYLLLLLISTVVLVIIVFSSTIGFLSGLYFGTFGGFALLAILYSYIFRRVFSKYELRT is encoded by the coding sequence TTGAGTCAACTATTTCATTTGGATGGCCCATTATTTAGATTTTTATCAAGAGCCGTTGATATTGTCATATTAAATTTCTTATTCTTATTCTTTTGTATCCCAATTGTAACCATTGGTGCTTCAATGACTGCTTTATACTCTATTTTAATAAAGATGGTAAAAGGTGAGGAAAAGAATATTGTTAAGAGTTTTATAACATCTTTTAAAAAGAATTTTTCCCAAAGTACGATTGTTTGGTTCATTATGTTAGCCGTAGGAATTTTATTTCTTACAAATATCATACTTTTGGGAAATGTAAGCGGAGTACCTAAGATATTCTTAATAAGTATGTTAACCATTTTTGGGCTTGTTTATCTTTGTATCTTGCTTTTTATCTTTCCTTATTTGGCTAGATATGAAGATACCATTAAAAAATCACTATTAAATTCATTATTGATAGGGCTTTCTAATTTTTCCTATCTTTTATTATTGTTAATTTCTACAGTAGTTCTAGTTATTATTGTTTTTTCTTCAACAATAGGATTTCTATCAGGGCTATATTTTGGAACATTTGGCGGGTTTGCATTACTAGCTATTCTTTATTCTTATATTTTCAGAAGAGTTTTTTCAAAATATGAGCTTAGAACTTAG
- a CDS encoding extracellular solute-binding protein: MLKKKLGLVLNVTLAASLIVGCSKDSSSSESKEDGSYKIATVRWSDWGDNFLKGFVEETEKEAGISIDWDIYLNNEWGDKKSILMAGGDLPDAFWGSISLSDSDIAKNSGVFIPLEGLIEENMPNLKAAFDEDPALRAMITSPDGHIYSLPKKLPLRPIAGNSLYINQKWLDNVGLKMPQTYKEFYNVLKAFKEQDANGNGDPNDEIAYQGDVMSYILPFGLPKGSYSTTMTVKDGKPIYIPTDDAFKEGIEWMHQAYKEGLIDKELFTQDSSMAEAKRKSEEGSLVGVSSGWTPDANFGPNASEYVQLPALEGPDGERYVMTDAPVYSRNEFMVTTAAENPAKLLKWVDKFYTEDASIQTFYGSFGTGVKKQENGTYKVLEAPEGESADIFAWTNSFRDFGPKYVKEGFNEKVTLPTNGGDGLKLELDKQINKYAKEQYPNVVYTAEEMNRISALSTDIDSYVSSMQSKWVVEGGATKEWDSYISKLKKMGLNEYMKIQNKAFDRYQKSLKEAK, translated from the coding sequence GTGCTTAAGAAAAAATTAGGATTGGTATTAAATGTCACACTAGCAGCTAGTTTAATAGTAGGTTGTAGTAAAGACTCCTCGAGTTCGGAATCCAAAGAAGATGGTTCCTATAAAATTGCAACAGTACGTTGGTCGGACTGGGGTGATAACTTTTTAAAAGGGTTTGTTGAAGAGACTGAAAAAGAAGCTGGAATCTCAATTGATTGGGATATTTATCTTAATAATGAATGGGGAGACAAAAAATCGATATTAATGGCTGGAGGAGATTTACCTGATGCATTTTGGGGATCTATTTCTTTGAGTGATTCAGATATAGCTAAGAATTCAGGCGTGTTTATCCCGTTAGAAGGTTTAATTGAAGAGAATATGCCTAATTTAAAAGCTGCATTTGATGAGGATCCTGCTTTACGTGCAATGATTACATCTCCTGATGGACATATTTATAGTTTGCCAAAGAAACTACCATTGAGACCAATTGCAGGGAATTCGTTGTACATAAATCAAAAATGGTTGGATAATGTAGGGCTAAAAATGCCTCAAACATATAAAGAATTCTATAACGTTTTAAAAGCATTTAAAGAGCAAGATGCAAATGGAAATGGTGACCCTAATGATGAAATTGCTTATCAGGGTGATGTTATGAGTTATATCTTACCCTTTGGTTTACCTAAAGGCAGTTATTCAACTACTATGACTGTAAAAGATGGAAAGCCAATCTATATCCCAACTGATGATGCTTTTAAAGAAGGAATTGAATGGATGCATCAAGCATATAAAGAAGGGCTAATCGATAAAGAGTTATTTACACAAGATAGTTCTATGGCTGAAGCAAAACGAAAAAGTGAAGAAGGTTCCTTGGTTGGAGTGTCTTCTGGTTGGACACCCGATGCCAATTTTGGACCAAATGCAAGTGAGTATGTTCAATTACCTGCACTTGAAGGCCCAGATGGAGAACGGTATGTAATGACGGATGCACCAGTATACTCTAGAAACGAGTTTATGGTCACAACAGCAGCAGAGAATCCTGCTAAATTATTGAAATGGGTAGATAAATTCTATACAGAAGACGCCAGTATTCAAACTTTCTACGGCTCTTTCGGTACAGGAGTTAAAAAACAAGAGAACGGCACATATAAAGTCTTAGAAGCTCCTGAAGGTGAATCAGCTGATATATTTGCATGGACTAATTCATTCCGTGATTTTGGTCCTAAATATGTGAAAGAAGGATTTAACGAAAAAGTCACACTTCCAACGAATGGCGGAGATGGATTGAAGCTTGAATTAGATAAACAAATTAATAAGTATGCAAAAGAACAGTACCCAAATGTTGTTTATACAGCAGAAGAGATGAACCGCATAAGTGCATTAAGCACAGATATTGATTCATATGTGAGTTCTATGCAATCTAAATGGGTTGTTGAAGGTGGAGCTACAAAAGAGTGGGATTCATATATTTCCAAATTAAAAAAGATGGGGCTTAACGAATATATGAAAATTCAGAATAAAGCATTTGACAGATATCAAAAAAGTCTTAAAGAAGCTAAATAA
- a CDS encoding carbohydrate ABC transporter permease: MQILMKNKFQKKSKTKKSWKDQAFDLSVYGLAILMMLMIIYPLWFIIIASFSNPADVSNGNVWFWPTEWKLDGYIELLKQEMIWRGYLNTIIYTLVGTFIGLVVNIPAGFVLSRQDLFGRKWISAFYIIPMFIGGGLIPTYLVVKNLGLLDTFWVLVLPFSVSAFNIIIVKTFFKNNIPESLWEAAQIDGCGTIRYFLTMVLPLSKAILAVIGLWTAVGIWNSWFDAMIYISNENLQPLQLILRRILIANESLLGTASGELASELRRLSEMMKYAAIVVSTLPIMCLYPFLQRYFNQGVMVGSIKE, translated from the coding sequence ATGCAAATATTAATGAAAAATAAGTTTCAAAAGAAATCTAAAACGAAAAAGAGTTGGAAAGATCAAGCTTTTGATTTATCTGTATATGGATTAGCGATTCTGATGATGTTGATGATTATATATCCTCTTTGGTTTATTATTATTGCTTCATTTAGTAATCCAGCTGATGTTTCTAACGGAAATGTGTGGTTTTGGCCAACAGAATGGAAATTAGATGGATATATCGAATTGCTAAAACAAGAGATGATTTGGCGAGGATACCTTAATACAATTATCTACACTTTGGTCGGAACGTTTATTGGCTTAGTTGTAAACATACCAGCTGGATTTGTCTTATCAAGGCAAGATTTATTTGGGAGGAAATGGATTTCTGCCTTTTATATTATCCCAATGTTCATTGGTGGTGGTTTAATTCCAACTTATTTAGTAGTGAAAAATTTAGGGTTATTAGATACATTTTGGGTTTTAGTTTTACCTTTTTCTGTTTCCGCTTTCAATATTATTATTGTAAAAACATTCTTTAAAAATAATATTCCTGAAAGTCTTTGGGAAGCAGCTCAGATTGATGGTTGTGGCACAATTAGATATTTCCTAACGATGGTATTACCTTTGTCAAAAGCAATTCTTGCCGTCATCGGACTTTGGACAGCCGTAGGGATATGGAACTCTTGGTTTGATGCTATGATATATATTTCAAATGAAAACCTGCAACCGCTTCAACTGATACTACGAAGAATCTTGATAGCCAATGAGTCTTTACTCGGAACTGCATCAGGAGAATTAGCATCGGAATTAAGGAGATTATCAGAGATGATGAAATATGCAGCAATTGTCGTTTCGACTCTTCCAATTATGTGCTTATATCCATTTTTACAAAGATATTTTAATCAAGGTGTTATGGTTGGTTCAATTAAAGAATAG
- a CDS encoding ABC transporter permease subunit, with translation MLNESKTSKKVKQLKKSGPLYVLLLPSMILLVCFTYLPMYGLIIAFKDYSPALGIWESPWVGFKHFIQFFNSYQFDLTIKNTLNISLYSILVGFPLPIALAILCNQIRMGMFKKVFQVTTYLPHFISTMVMCGMILIFLSPSNGLISNLLGLIGITMPNILSDASLFSSIFVWSDVWQHVGWDSIIYLAALSAINPTYYEAAIMDGASKMQKIIYIDLPLLLPTAMILLILRAGSLLNVGFEKVLLLQNPLNLTGSEVISTYVYKIGLQNFQYSLSTAIGLFNTVVNIIILLLVNWLSKKLTKTSLL, from the coding sequence ATATTGAATGAAAGCAAAACTTCTAAAAAAGTGAAACAGTTAAAGAAAAGTGGGCCATTATATGTTTTGCTACTTCCTTCAATGATATTATTAGTTTGTTTTACGTACTTACCTATGTATGGGTTAATCATTGCATTTAAAGACTATTCCCCGGCTTTAGGTATATGGGAGAGCCCTTGGGTAGGTTTTAAACATTTTATTCAATTCTTTAACTCATACCAATTTGATCTCACAATAAAAAACACGTTAAATATCAGCTTATACAGCATTTTGGTGGGGTTTCCATTGCCAATTGCTTTAGCAATACTTTGTAATCAAATACGTATGGGTATGTTTAAAAAGGTGTTTCAGGTAACTACTTATTTACCACATTTTATTTCTACGATGGTTATGTGTGGTATGATCTTGATTTTCTTATCACCTAGTAATGGACTAATTTCGAATTTGTTAGGATTAATAGGAATTACCATGCCAAATATCTTATCAGATGCATCATTGTTTAGCAGTATCTTTGTATGGAGTGATGTATGGCAACATGTTGGCTGGGACAGTATCATATATCTAGCGGCGCTATCAGCAATTAATCCAACCTATTACGAAGCTGCTATCATGGATGGCGCAAGTAAAATGCAAAAAATTATTTATATTGATTTACCATTACTTCTACCTACTGCAATGATTTTATTAATTTTAAGAGCAGGTAGTCTATTAAATGTAGGATTTGAAAAAGTTCTCTTACTGCAAAATCCGTTAAATTTAACTGGAAGTGAAGTTATATCAACGTATGTTTACAAAATAGGTTTACAAAATTTCCAATATAGCTTATCAACAGCAATCGGATTATTTAACACAGTAGTCAATATAATTATCTTGCTATTGGTAAATTGGTTGTCTAAGAAACTAACTAAAACAAGTTTGCTGTAG
- a CDS encoding histidine kinase — MKLYTRKNSSRSVNYYSKILFIILNTILIINIFVSFFTISITRQQSIDYITNTVNLYLKDTLRKLNAIDHFMIWTVKHEPLIKNIENAQDMSELPKSISDFRLRINDFQYSTGKEYQFFLALKKENYFFNSSPIEMKYSEYLKIKEFFLTKIPTLNNYEHLNTWTPLRINNKYYLYHLLEYENRMFISLISVDDILLPLKDIDLGHNGTIIMEHGKFGFLSGSNQINVFNKEKSNNLFNSSLLFKGDNTSLPFNLHVSIDHFSAFKKVVIAQFALIVATIIISLILFLILRYIRNRVISPIQKFSENLTDLNQNNESIDFESSNITELEQANVQFRGLINEIKNLKVNIYEQEIEKKQIQMDFMKLQIKPHFYLNCLTTIYSMAQMEMYKEIKEMALTTSKYFRYLFQTNQNFVKLEKELNHIDDYLSIQKLVHGDAFLFDIFIENEIENTKVPPLVLQTFIENTMKYSVSLDEQIKISLRIDYIDNKKFIKMTLKDNGPGFPPDILDKLKNNIPLTNKNGKQIGINNVIQRLGLLYSGEFSIEFSNHFDGGAVIELIIPYLIYEE, encoded by the coding sequence TTGAAATTGTATACCAGAAAAAACTCTTCACGTTCTGTGAATTATTATTCAAAAATTTTATTCATCATTTTAAATACAATATTAATAATTAATATCTTTGTTAGTTTCTTCACTATTTCTATTACGAGGCAACAGAGTATTGATTATATTACGAATACCGTTAATCTCTATTTAAAAGACACATTAAGAAAACTAAATGCAATTGATCATTTTATGATTTGGACTGTAAAGCACGAACCCTTAATTAAGAATATTGAAAATGCTCAAGATATGTCAGAATTACCTAAAAGTATCAGTGATTTTAGGTTAAGAATAAATGATTTTCAATACTCTACCGGTAAAGAGTATCAATTCTTTTTAGCATTAAAAAAAGAGAACTACTTTTTTAATAGTTCTCCCATTGAAATGAAGTATTCTGAATACCTTAAAATAAAAGAATTCTTTTTAACAAAAATACCGACTTTGAATAATTATGAACATTTAAATACTTGGACTCCCCTAAGGATTAACAATAAATACTATCTATATCATTTATTAGAGTACGAAAATAGAATGTTTATTTCATTAATATCTGTAGATGATATTCTATTGCCTCTAAAAGACATAGACTTAGGTCATAATGGAACCATCATAATGGAACATGGTAAATTTGGCTTTTTGTCTGGCTCAAATCAAATAAATGTATTTAATAAGGAAAAATCAAACAATTTATTTAATAGTTCCCTATTATTTAAAGGAGACAATACTTCTTTACCATTTAATTTACATGTATCTATTGATCATTTTAGTGCATTTAAAAAAGTTGTTATTGCTCAATTTGCTCTTATAGTTGCCACAATTATTATCAGTTTAATATTATTCTTGATACTTCGCTATATAAGAAATAGAGTAATATCGCCGATCCAAAAGTTTTCTGAAAATCTAACTGATCTCAATCAGAATAATGAATCGATTGATTTTGAGAGTAGCAATATTACGGAACTTGAACAAGCCAATGTACAATTCAGGGGTTTAATAAATGAAATAAAAAATTTAAAAGTAAATATTTACGAACAAGAAATTGAAAAGAAGCAAATTCAAATGGACTTTATGAAATTACAAATCAAGCCACACTTTTATTTGAATTGTTTAACGACCATTTATAGTATGGCTCAAATGGAAATGTATAAAGAAATAAAAGAAATGGCATTAACAACATCCAAATATTTCAGGTACTTATTTCAAACAAACCAGAACTTTGTAAAACTTGAAAAAGAATTAAACCATATTGATGATTACTTATCTATACAAAAATTAGTACATGGAGACGCTTTTCTTTTTGATATTTTTATTGAAAATGAGATTGAAAATACGAAAGTTCCGCCTTTAGTGTTGCAAACATTTATTGAAAATACGATGAAATATTCTGTTTCTTTAGATGAACAAATCAAAATTTCTTTAAGAATAGATTACATAGATAACAAAAAATTTATTAAAATGACTTTAAAGGACAATGGCCCCGGATTTCCTCCTGATATATTGGATAAGCTCAAGAATAATATTCCATTAACTAATAAAAATGGTAAACAGATTGGTATCAACAATGTTATTCAAAGACTCGGGCTACTTTATAGTGGAGAATTTTCAATTGAATTTTCTAATCATTTTGATGGTGGAGCTGTAATTGAGCTAATTATACCTTACCTTATTTATGAGGAGTGA
- a CDS encoding response regulator codes for MNVLIVDDDRFVVSALKHKISWNSLGIYQIYTAYNIRQAKKIFDDYPIHILISDIEMPQGSGLELLAWIRAEGFNVQAIYLTNFADFNYAQKAIELQSFEYYLKPIEFDKLELIIKKAVNKVKLSQMKEDAIKVGHYWQQNKEELVEHFWHTYLKSNDSLTSEALQEQLKIKQIDYSMDDYFLPLLLNLFPYTLVNNREIKSLLDTESDFQNKLKPIINETFNNDSFRLDGLLILNKNKDEYLAIFKLLDYTSQVSSAELIFSCNQLIKSINNKLNCDVQCSLGVIGPISNIQYAVKELQIMRKETVDFRNKVLLFETYKKDVPKYVEPNLQLLDYYLETSNKLSFINKCHQYLTNQFDNNGLNYHVLSSFRLDIEQLIYTHLKKKEILANKLFQREIGDFLLKQSARSIDDLIIYISYLIDVSFDYIAFTNSQKSFVQTICDYIDQNYSENITRTNLAKIVYLSPDYIARFFKKETGISLINYIIKKRVDIAKDLLTNTNLPIHVISDKVGYGNYSYFTKLFKKETGYTPVEFRRMSDSSSKY; via the coding sequence ATGAATGTATTGATTGTTGACGATGATCGATTTGTCGTGTCAGCTTTAAAACACAAAATTAGTTGGAATTCTTTAGGGATTTATCAAATTTACACTGCTTATAATATTCGCCAAGCGAAAAAGATATTTGATGATTACCCAATCCATATCTTAATATCTGATATTGAAATGCCACAAGGTAGTGGCCTAGAATTATTGGCTTGGATAAGAGCAGAGGGGTTCAATGTACAAGCTATCTATTTAACTAACTTTGCTGACTTTAACTACGCACAAAAAGCAATTGAACTTCAAAGTTTTGAATATTATCTAAAACCAATTGAATTCGATAAACTTGAATTAATTATAAAAAAAGCAGTAAATAAAGTGAAACTAAGTCAAATGAAAGAAGATGCTATAAAGGTTGGACATTACTGGCAACAAAACAAAGAAGAACTAGTAGAGCATTTTTGGCACACTTATTTAAAAAGCAATGATTCTTTGACTAGTGAAGCACTTCAAGAGCAACTAAAAATCAAACAAATCGATTATTCAATGGATGATTATTTTTTGCCTCTCTTACTTAATCTGTTCCCATATACATTAGTTAATAATAGAGAAATTAAGTCGCTATTAGATACAGAAAGTGATTTTCAAAATAAGTTAAAGCCTATAATTAATGAAACGTTTAACAATGACTCCTTCCGTTTAGATGGTTTACTGATATTAAACAAAAATAAAGATGAGTATCTCGCCATTTTCAAATTATTAGATTATACTTCTCAAGTTTCATCGGCTGAGTTGATTTTTTCCTGTAATCAATTAATTAAAAGCATTAATAACAAATTAAACTGTGATGTTCAATGTAGTCTCGGAGTTATAGGTCCTATAAGTAACATTCAATATGCTGTAAAGGAACTTCAAATTATGAGGAAAGAAACTGTAGATTTTAGAAATAAAGTCTTGCTCTTTGAAACTTACAAAAAAGATGTGCCAAAATATGTCGAGCCAAATTTACAATTATTAGACTATTACCTCGAAACTAGTAATAAATTAAGTTTCATTAATAAATGCCATCAATATCTCACAAACCAATTTGATAACAATGGGTTAAATTATCATGTGTTATCTAGCTTTAGACTAGATATTGAACAGTTAATTTATACGCATTTAAAGAAAAAAGAAATTCTTGCAAATAAGTTATTCCAAAGGGAGATTGGTGACTTTTTATTAAAACAATCGGCTAGATCAATAGATGATTTAATAATATATATTTCGTATTTAATTGATGTATCTTTTGATTATATAGCATTTACTAACTCACAAAAATCCTTTGTCCAGACAATTTGTGATTATATTGATCAAAACTATTCAGAGAATATTACTAGAACGAACTTAGCGAAGATAGTTTACCTTAGCCCAGATTATATTGCGAGATTTTTTAAAAAAGAAACTGGAATTTCACTTATTAATTATATTATTAAAAAACGAGTCGATATTGCGAAAGACTTGCTCACAAACACAAATCTTCCCATTCATGTCATTTCTGATAAAGTAGGCTATGGAAATTATTCATATTTTACAAAGCTATTTAAAAAAGAAACTGGTTATACCCCTGTTGAATTTCGCAGAATGAGCGATTCAAGTAGTAAATACTAA
- a CDS encoding VTT domain-containing protein: MTEIILNFVEEWGIWGVLLSLFIEGSAFPFIGTFFIVTVGFILDLSWFEIVVISLLGSFLYAVGSYLPYFIGYKLGDSLENRLSPAKREGLKKAKAHFSKYGIWSVMISSPLHLGNVVPFLAGASNMNLRLYTLLTMAGIAPTTFLFLSIGHFYDGDTETVIKIITDYQSVLLIGFVIITALYIGWKTYKLRGERKVAVNKING; this comes from the coding sequence ATGACTGAAATTATATTAAATTTTGTAGAAGAGTGGGGGATTTGGGGTGTACTCCTTTCTTTGTTTATTGAAGGAAGCGCGTTTCCCTTTATTGGAACATTCTTTATCGTAACGGTAGGCTTTATTTTAGATTTGTCCTGGTTTGAAATCGTTGTGATTTCTCTGTTAGGCAGCTTCTTATATGCCGTAGGTAGTTATCTTCCTTATTTTATTGGATACAAACTAGGAGATTCATTGGAGAACAGATTAAGCCCTGCGAAAAGGGAAGGGTTAAAAAAAGCGAAAGCTCATTTTAGCAAATATGGCATTTGGAGCGTCATGATTTCAAGCCCTCTTCATTTAGGGAATGTTGTTCCTTTCCTAGCGGGCGCTTCCAACATGAATCTTCGCTTGTATACATTACTAACCATGGCCGGAATTGCTCCGACAACCTTTCTGTTTTTAAGTATAGGTCATTTTTATGATGGCGATACGGAAACTGTAATTAAAATCATTACAGATTACCAATCCGTACTGCTTATTGGCTTTGTAATTATCACTGCTTTATATATCGGTTGGAAAACATATAAGTTACGTGGAGAACGAAAAGTAGCTGTAAATAAGATAAACGGTTAG
- a CDS encoding malate:quinone oxidoreductase, with the protein MSNVQTKTDVILIGAGIMSATLGSLLKELAPEWKIKVFESLTDAGEESSNEWNNAGTGHSALCELNYTSEKADGSIDITKAVKINEQFQLSRQFWSYLVNSNLIGNPKDFIMPIPHMSLVQGDQNVSFLKKRFEALSKNPLFKGMEFSDDPNKLKEWVPLIMNGRKVTEPIAATKIDEGTDVNFGSLTRMLFDHLKTKNVELNYRHSVKNIKRTSDGLWELKVQNLNTGITEYHQAKFVFIGAGGGSLPLLQKTGIPESKRIGGFPVSGLFMVCNNPEVIEQHHGKVYGKAKVGAPPMSVPHLDTRYIGNKKALLFGPFAGFSPKFLKTGSNLDLIGSVKPNNILTMLAAGVKEMALTKYLIQQVMLSNEKRVEELREFIPDAKGEDWDIVVAGQRVQVIKDTEAGGRGTLQFGTEVVSSSDGTVAALLGASPGASTAVHVMLEVLEKCFPEQMNAWERKIKEMIPSYGMSLSDNPAFFEKIYASTSHTLGLSEKESVYN; encoded by the coding sequence ATGAGCAACGTACAGACAAAAACAGACGTTATCTTAATAGGCGCCGGTATTATGAGCGCGACTTTAGGGTCGTTACTCAAAGAGCTGGCACCTGAGTGGAAAATTAAAGTATTTGAGTCACTGACAGACGCGGGAGAAGAAAGTTCAAACGAATGGAATAATGCAGGAACGGGGCACTCTGCATTATGTGAGCTGAACTACACATCTGAAAAAGCAGATGGATCTATCGATATTACGAAGGCAGTAAAGATTAACGAACAGTTTCAATTATCAAGGCAGTTCTGGTCTTACCTTGTAAACAGCAACTTAATTGGTAATCCTAAAGACTTTATCATGCCAATTCCGCATATGAGCCTGGTGCAAGGGGATCAAAATGTTTCCTTTCTGAAAAAGCGTTTTGAAGCGCTTTCAAAGAATCCGTTATTTAAAGGAATGGAGTTTTCAGATGACCCAAACAAGTTAAAAGAATGGGTCCCACTTATTATGAATGGTCGTAAGGTAACTGAACCAATTGCGGCAACTAAAATTGATGAAGGGACAGACGTCAATTTTGGTTCTTTAACGCGCATGCTATTTGACCATTTGAAAACCAAAAATGTAGAGCTTAACTATCGACACAGCGTGAAAAACATTAAACGTACAAGTGATGGACTTTGGGAGCTTAAAGTTCAAAACTTAAACACGGGCATAACTGAATACCATCAAGCTAAGTTTGTCTTTATTGGAGCTGGTGGAGGAAGCTTACCGCTTTTACAAAAAACAGGTATTCCTGAGTCAAAGCGTATCGGTGGATTCCCAGTAAGTGGACTCTTCATGGTCTGTAACAACCCGGAGGTTATCGAGCAGCATCATGGCAAAGTGTATGGAAAAGCAAAAGTGGGTGCACCACCAATGTCAGTACCTCACTTAGATACGCGCTATATTGGAAACAAAAAAGCGCTGCTGTTTGGACCATTTGCCGGGTTCTCACCGAAATTCTTAAAAACAGGTTCAAATTTAGATCTTATTGGCTCAGTGAAGCCAAACAATATTCTAACAATGCTTGCTGCTGGGGTTAAAGAAATGGCCCTTACAAAATACTTAATTCAACAAGTTATGCTGTCTAATGAAAAGCGTGTGGAAGAGCTGCGTGAATTTATTCCAGATGCAAAAGGAGAAGACTGGGATATTGTTGTAGCTGGTCAGCGCGTACAGGTTATTAAAGATACGGAAGCTGGCGGAAGAGGAACGCTGCAATTTGGTACAGAAGTTGTAAGTTCTTCAGACGGAACCGTAGCCGCACTTTTAGGTGCATCACCTGGAGCCTCAACTGCTGTTCACGTCATGCTTGAAGTGTTAGAAAAATGCTTCCCAGAGCAAATGAACGCTTGGGAGCGAAAAATCAAAGAAATGATTCCATCATACGGCATGTCGCTTTCTGACAATCCAGCGTTTTTTGAGAAGATTTACGCATCAACTTCACATACGCTTGGCTTGAGCGAGAAGGAATCAGTTTATAATTGA
- a CDS encoding GNAT family N-acetyltransferase yields the protein MNRAPIIQGDKVMLRQPIDRDVDDYLQIETHPELVRMYGGTSSDIQPKTRERALKFVEAIRKNKLEWCVEYNGRFVGQARLVMNERDNRARYAIGLFDPSVWNQGLGTEITRLILQYAFHELKLHRIDLRVLAFNKRAIACYQKCGFMQEGVEREGALINGVYETDIIMSILDREFAGSLL from the coding sequence GTGAATCGTGCTCCTATTATCCAAGGTGACAAAGTAATGCTTCGTCAACCCATTGATCGTGACGTTGATGATTATCTTCAAATAGAAACACATCCAGAGCTTGTCCGTATGTATGGCGGTACCTCATCCGATATTCAGCCCAAAACAAGAGAGCGTGCATTAAAATTTGTCGAAGCTATTCGTAAAAACAAACTTGAATGGTGCGTAGAATATAACGGCCGCTTCGTTGGTCAAGCCAGACTTGTGATGAATGAACGCGACAACCGTGCCCGCTACGCAATTGGCTTATTTGATCCGTCCGTTTGGAATCAAGGTCTCGGCACTGAAATTACGCGCCTTATCTTACAGTACGCTTTTCACGAACTGAAGCTGCACCGCATTGATTTACGCGTACTCGCTTTTAATAAACGTGCTATTGCGTGCTATCAAAAGTGCGGCTTTATGCAAGAGGGCGTTGAGCGTGAAGGTGCGCTCATCAACGGCGTATACGAAACGGACATTATCATGAGTATACTAGACCGAGAATTTGCTGGTTCGCTGTTATAG